From one Pedobacter faecalis genomic stretch:
- a CDS encoding endonuclease MutS2, producing MLYPENCTERLGFNEIKQLIHRHCLSTMGQLMVSKMQVMNKFDQIDKFLRQTYEFKNILQNQEPLQISTFFDVKVLADKIKVEGTYLVEEELYQMYVSLQTVFSVLRFFDERKDVYPALEALLEHLPVEKNILRRIEAVLDAKGKIKPNASPELQQILGDIAKTEQDVRKRMDSVYKQAVANNWVADGSLTIRDGRMCIPILAENKRKLRGFVHDESASGQTVYIEPEEVFTLNNQIRDLEFDKRREIIKILIGLTNDLRPYTPLLLSYHGFLTKLDFVRAKALFALEIQGEMPILTKEPKTKLVNARHPLLYLSFKEEGKTVVPLNIHIHNELRILLVSGPNAGGKSVCMKTVGLLQLMTQAGLLIPVDEASEVGVFDQIFADIGDDQSIESDLSTYSAHLTKMKYFVAHATPRSLVLIDEFGTGTDPQFGGPMAEAVLEVLNNKKTRGVITTHYSNLKLFAGNTEGLENASMLFDNDRMKPMYVLEIGKPGSSYAFEIAQNIGLQREVLDLARTKTGADQNRIDSLLVDLEREKKQIYDARVQLANQQNKAKNLVAENEKLKQHLEENRKALIREAKLEAQSIIKNANKLVEHTIAEIKGTKADKTVTRNLRQDLNKQLLQNQVREEPKAPAQLVNTPIEVGDWVQLNNSETAGQVLEINRDNLVVALGDLRSVIKKNRVHKISNKQAKKVVQSNSYTGRMTEAISGFSAELDLRGRRGEDALYELERYLDKALMLGFPFIKIIHGKGDGILRKLIREYLKKYSQVDRLEDEHADRGGDGITYVYFN from the coding sequence ATGTTATATCCGGAGAATTGTACAGAGCGGTTGGGTTTTAATGAGATAAAACAACTTATTCACCGTCATTGCCTGAGCACCATGGGGCAACTTATGGTAAGTAAGATGCAGGTAATGAACAAGTTTGATCAGATCGATAAGTTCTTGAGGCAGACTTATGAGTTCAAGAATATTCTGCAGAACCAGGAACCTCTGCAGATCAGCACATTTTTCGATGTGAAGGTTCTTGCCGATAAGATAAAGGTTGAAGGTACCTATTTGGTTGAGGAGGAACTTTACCAAATGTATGTTTCGCTGCAGACTGTTTTTTCTGTACTGCGCTTCTTCGACGAACGAAAGGATGTGTATCCTGCATTGGAAGCTTTGCTGGAGCACTTACCTGTGGAGAAAAATATACTCAGGCGCATAGAAGCTGTGCTGGATGCAAAAGGCAAAATTAAACCCAATGCTTCCCCGGAACTTCAACAGATTTTGGGAGATATCGCTAAAACCGAGCAGGATGTTAGAAAGCGTATGGACTCGGTGTATAAGCAAGCTGTAGCCAACAATTGGGTTGCTGATGGTAGCCTGACCATCAGGGACGGCAGAATGTGTATACCTATACTGGCGGAGAATAAGCGAAAACTGCGGGGTTTTGTGCACGACGAATCGGCAAGCGGACAGACGGTATATATTGAACCCGAGGAAGTTTTTACATTGAACAACCAAATCCGGGATCTGGAATTTGATAAACGGCGGGAGATTATTAAAATATTAATTGGGCTTACCAACGATCTTCGGCCTTACACACCTTTGCTCTTGTCTTACCACGGATTTCTGACCAAGCTGGATTTTGTGCGGGCAAAAGCCCTTTTCGCACTTGAGATTCAGGGTGAAATGCCGATCCTGACCAAGGAACCAAAAACAAAACTGGTAAATGCCCGTCATCCTTTGTTGTACTTATCTTTCAAAGAAGAAGGGAAAACAGTGGTACCGCTGAACATTCACATACACAATGAACTACGTATTCTTTTGGTTTCAGGACCAAACGCGGGCGGTAAATCTGTCTGCATGAAAACCGTGGGTTTACTGCAGTTAATGACCCAGGCCGGATTACTTATACCGGTAGATGAAGCGAGCGAGGTGGGTGTTTTTGACCAGATATTCGCTGATATAGGCGACGATCAGTCGATAGAAAGTGATTTAAGCACGTATAGTGCTCACCTTACAAAAATGAAGTATTTCGTAGCGCATGCTACGCCCAGATCGCTCGTGCTCATCGATGAGTTCGGTACCGGGACAGACCCTCAGTTCGGTGGTCCGATGGCAGAGGCTGTACTGGAAGTGCTGAATAACAAAAAGACTCGCGGTGTGATCACAACGCACTATTCTAACCTGAAGCTGTTTGCCGGGAATACCGAGGGTTTAGAAAATGCCTCGATGTTGTTCGATAATGACCGGATGAAGCCGATGTACGTTTTGGAAATCGGCAAACCGGGAAGTTCCTACGCTTTCGAAATCGCCCAGAACATTGGGCTGCAAAGGGAGGTACTTGATTTGGCTAGGACCAAGACGGGTGCAGATCAGAATCGTATTGATAGTTTGCTTGTAGATCTTGAACGCGAAAAGAAGCAGATTTATGACGCCAGGGTGCAGTTGGCCAACCAGCAGAACAAAGCTAAAAACCTTGTCGCCGAAAACGAAAAGTTAAAACAGCATCTGGAAGAAAACAGGAAAGCACTGATCCGCGAAGCTAAACTGGAAGCGCAGAGCATCATAAAGAATGCCAACAAGCTGGTGGAACATACGATAGCCGAGATTAAGGGCACAAAGGCAGACAAAACTGTGACCCGTAATTTACGCCAGGATTTGAATAAACAACTTTTGCAAAATCAAGTCAGAGAGGAACCAAAGGCGCCGGCTCAGCTGGTAAATACGCCAATTGAGGTGGGCGACTGGGTGCAACTGAATAATAGTGAGACTGCGGGACAGGTCTTGGAGATCAACCGGGATAACCTGGTTGTTGCACTCGGGGATCTGAGGTCTGTTATCAAGAAGAACCGCGTGCATAAGATCAGCAACAAGCAGGCGAAAAAGGTGGTACAAAGCAATTCTTATACTGGTCGTATGACTGAGGCAATTTCCGGCTTCAGTGCAGAACTTGATCTGCGCGGCAGGAGGGGCGAGGATGCGTTGTATGAGCTCGAACGTTATCTGGACAAGGCACTTATGCTGGGATTCCCTTTTATCAAGATCATTCATGGAAAAGGGGATGGGATCCTCAGGAAGCTGATCAGGGAATATCTTAAAAAATACAGTCAGGTAGATCGTCTGGAGGATGAACATGCTGACCGAGGCGGAGATGGAATCACCTACGTGTATTTCAACTAA
- a CDS encoding DUF4296 domain-containing protein gives MRNFIVLGTLIFLMAGCKPGIPKDIVQPDQMASVLHDIHLTDGYINTIANIDTAKVLAAAYYKGIYKKYGIDSALYARSMEYYYSDPKTLDEIYKKVGTQFEKEKRQIVRADSLKNVKIEQAARKKAKADSAKVADSLKNLPVARQKRRTDSIKRADSLEKVKSRRILKKKLSFKKAEKS, from the coding sequence ATGAGAAATTTTATAGTTCTTGGTACGCTAATCTTCCTGATGGCTGGTTGCAAGCCTGGAATCCCTAAAGATATTGTACAGCCCGATCAGATGGCTAGCGTTTTGCACGATATTCACCTGACCGACGGATATATCAATACGATTGCGAATATAGATACCGCCAAAGTGCTTGCCGCGGCTTATTATAAGGGGATTTACAAGAAATACGGGATAGACTCGGCCTTGTATGCCAGGAGTATGGAGTATTATTATTCGGATCCAAAGACGCTTGATGAGATATACAAAAAAGTCGGGACGCAATTCGAGAAAGAGAAAAGGCAGATCGTTCGGGCAGACTCGCTAAAGAATGTTAAAATAGAGCAGGCAGCCAGAAAAAAAGCAAAGGCCGACAGCGCTAAGGTCGCAGATTCGCTCAAGAATTTGCCGGTCGCCAGGCAGAAGAGGCGCACAGACTCGATAAAGCGGGCAGACTCTCTGGAGAAGGTAAAATCTCGGAGAATATTGAAGAAGAAATTGTCTTTCAAAAAAGCAGAAAAGAGTTAA
- a CDS encoding aspartate kinase translates to MKIYKFGGASVKDADGVRNLANIMVNCEQSQLLVVISAMGKMTNKLEELTQAYLYSASNTLEVLNDIKQFHFNILNELFHDSQHPVYNDISNTFVEIEWLLEEEPADAADYIYDQIVSIGEIVSTKIIAAYLNEVGCSVKWVDARNYIHTDNTYREAAVDWDKTEKEINLHLAPILEKGIAVTQGFIGSTSENFTTTLGRDGSDYSAAIFASCLNASSLTIWKDVPGVLNADPKWFDETERIPQLSYHDAIELAYYGATIIHPKTIKPIQNKNIPLFVRSFLNPEAPGTDITGMNNHLPVPSFIFKVNQALISIFPKDFSFIIEENLSHIFSVFHKHKIKINTMLNSAISFSVSFDFDAQKMDSLITELSASYKVKYNTGLELVTIRYYNQQTIDRVTVNKAILLEVKSRHTCQIVMRDKAPVNNVAV, encoded by the coding sequence ATGAAAATATATAAGTTCGGAGGTGCCTCCGTAAAAGATGCTGATGGTGTACGCAACCTGGCAAATATCATGGTCAATTGCGAGCAGAGCCAATTGCTCGTTGTTATTTCAGCAATGGGAAAGATGACCAATAAACTCGAAGAGCTAACCCAGGCGTACCTCTACAGTGCATCAAATACCCTGGAAGTGCTTAACGACATCAAGCAGTTCCACTTTAACATACTCAATGAACTTTTTCATGATTCGCAGCATCCGGTTTATAACGATATATCCAACACCTTTGTCGAGATCGAGTGGTTGCTCGAGGAAGAGCCAGCAGATGCGGCAGACTATATCTATGATCAGATCGTCTCCATTGGTGAAATCGTGTCTACCAAAATAATAGCGGCCTACCTCAATGAAGTGGGCTGCAGCGTCAAGTGGGTCGACGCGCGAAACTACATTCATACCGACAATACCTATCGTGAGGCGGCGGTCGACTGGGACAAGACTGAAAAGGAAATTAATCTGCATCTTGCACCCATCCTGGAGAAAGGTATTGCAGTAACACAAGGATTTATCGGCAGCACGAGCGAAAACTTCACGACTACACTGGGCAGGGACGGTTCCGACTATTCTGCGGCGATATTTGCTTCCTGCCTCAATGCCTCCTCTTTAACCATATGGAAGGATGTCCCCGGCGTATTAAACGCCGACCCCAAATGGTTCGATGAGACAGAAAGAATTCCTCAGCTTTCCTATCATGACGCCATAGAACTGGCCTATTATGGCGCCACCATCATCCATCCCAAAACCATCAAACCAATTCAAAACAAAAACATTCCCTTATTCGTAAGATCTTTTCTAAACCCAGAGGCTCCCGGAACGGACATCACCGGAATGAATAACCATTTGCCGGTGCCTTCATTTATTTTCAAGGTTAACCAAGCCCTCATATCCATTTTCCCTAAAGACTTTTCCTTCATCATAGAAGAGAACCTGAGCCATATATTCAGCGTTTTTCACAAGCATAAGATTAAGATTAACACGATGCTGAACTCTGCGATCAGCTTTTCGGTGAGTTTCGACTTCGACGCACAAAAAATGGACAGCCTGATTACAGAGCTGTCTGCCTCTTACAAGGTTAAGTACAACACGGGACTGGAACTGGTAACCATTAGGTACTATAATCAGCAAACCATCGACAGGGTGACCGTCAATAAGGCTATATTGCTCGAAGTTAAGAGTCGTCATACCTGCCAGATCGTGATGAGAGATAAGGCACCTGTAAATAACGTTGCGGTTTGA
- a CDS encoding YggS family pyridoxal phosphate-dependent enzyme produces the protein MSIADNLLKYKKELEGTGTQLVAVSKYQQVEAIQEAYDAGQRAFGENIVQELVEKQPQLPDDIEWHLIGHLQTNKVKYIAAFVKLIHSVDSLKLLIEINKQAVKHDRVIDCLLQIYIADEETKFGLGFDEAVDLLRSEEYANLKNIRIVGLMGIASNNASERQTRDEFQELKVLFDGIKVSFFRKEDSFRELSIGMSGDYKLAVEAGSTMVRIGSSIFGKRIIKHFKAK, from the coding sequence ATGAGTATAGCAGATAACTTATTAAAATATAAAAAGGAACTGGAGGGAACAGGTACGCAACTTGTTGCTGTGTCAAAATACCAGCAGGTCGAGGCAATCCAGGAGGCCTATGATGCAGGACAGCGCGCTTTCGGAGAAAATATCGTACAGGAACTGGTGGAAAAACAACCACAGCTTCCAGACGATATCGAATGGCATCTCATTGGTCACCTGCAAACCAATAAGGTAAAATACATCGCTGCTTTTGTAAAACTTATCCATTCGGTCGACAGCCTTAAACTTCTGATCGAAATAAACAAACAGGCTGTCAAGCACGACAGGGTGATCGACTGCTTGCTGCAAATCTATATCGCCGACGAGGAAACAAAATTCGGACTTGGTTTTGATGAGGCTGTTGATCTTCTTCGATCAGAGGAGTATGCAAATCTCAAAAACATAAGAATCGTTGGTTTGATGGGCATTGCAAGCAACAACGCCTCAGAGCGGCAAACCCGCGATGAATTCCAGGAGCTGAAAGTCCTCTTTGATGGCATCAAAGTAAGCTTCTTCAGAAAGGAAGACAGCTTCAGGGAACTGTCCATTGGCATGTCGGGCGACTATAAACTGGCTGTTGAAGCAGGGAGCACCATGGTTAGGATTGGAAGTAGTATATTCGGAAAACGCATTATCAAGCATTTCAAAGCCAAGTAA